In one Neobacillus sp. WH10 genomic region, the following are encoded:
- the copZ gene encoding copper chaperone CopZ yields MEHVTLNVSGMSCGHCVKAVEGSVGKLQGVKKVSVMLDKGQVDVEFDANVVSLNTIKETIDDQGYDVK; encoded by the coding sequence ATGGAACATGTTACTTTAAATGTTAGTGGAATGTCGTGCGGACATTGTGTTAAAGCGGTTGAAGGCAGCGTTGGAAAGCTTCAAGGTGTTAAAAAGGTTTCTGTAATGCTTGATAAAGGCCAAGTGGATGTCGAATTTGATGCAAATGTTGTTTCCCTTAACACAATTAAAGAAACGATTGATGACCAAGGATACGATGTAAAATAG
- a CDS encoding MFS transporter, with amino-acid sequence MSRMSKQEKSWVLYDWANSAYSILITTAVFPLYFKAAANEAGLAASTSTAYWGYANSFATLLISLCAPILGSIADFKGFKKRFFTFFFALGIIFTLLLAVVPGDQWLILLICYMVTVIGFGGTNIFYDAFLVDVTTEERMNQISSKGFAMGYIGSTIPFIIGIALIILSQQSIIPISVTVASQAAFAITALWWGLFTIPMLKNVNQVYYKERVPNPISNGFKQLFETIKKIKLYRPLFLFLLAYFFYIDGVNTIITMSTAYGSDLGISSTNLLIILFATQVVAAPFAILYGKLADKFRGKTMLLVGIFIYIVICAYAYFLKTTLDFWILAMLVASSQGGIQALSRSYFAKLVPKESANEFFGFYSIFYKFAAILGPFLVGLTAQLTGNTNSGVFSLIILFIIGGSILLRVPEASNISKTNSLTQ; translated from the coding sequence ATGAGTCGGATGTCAAAACAAGAAAAGAGCTGGGTGCTTTATGATTGGGCAAACTCTGCCTATTCCATCCTAATCACCACAGCCGTATTTCCGCTCTATTTTAAGGCGGCTGCAAATGAGGCGGGACTTGCCGCTTCTACTTCCACAGCATACTGGGGCTATGCCAATTCGTTTGCAACACTGCTAATTTCGCTTTGTGCCCCTATTTTGGGGAGCATAGCAGATTTTAAAGGCTTCAAAAAACGATTTTTCACCTTTTTCTTTGCACTTGGAATTATTTTTACCTTATTACTCGCAGTGGTACCAGGTGATCAATGGCTCATTCTATTAATCTGTTATATGGTTACCGTCATTGGGTTTGGTGGAACGAACATTTTCTACGACGCTTTCCTTGTCGATGTGACGACGGAAGAACGGATGAATCAGATTTCATCAAAGGGGTTTGCGATGGGCTACATTGGAAGTACGATTCCGTTCATTATTGGTATTGCCCTTATTATTTTATCGCAGCAAAGCATAATTCCTATATCCGTTACTGTCGCGAGTCAAGCCGCATTCGCAATTACTGCCTTATGGTGGGGATTGTTTACGATTCCGATGCTAAAAAATGTCAACCAGGTTTATTATAAAGAACGTGTACCAAACCCTATTTCAAATGGTTTTAAACAGCTTTTTGAAACAATTAAGAAAATTAAGCTTTACCGCCCTTTATTTCTATTTTTATTAGCTTATTTCTTTTACATTGATGGAGTTAACACAATCATTACAATGTCAACGGCATACGGATCGGATTTAGGAATCTCATCTACAAACCTCTTAATTATTTTATTTGCTACACAAGTAGTGGCTGCGCCATTTGCGATTTTATATGGAAAGCTTGCCGATAAATTTAGAGGCAAAACAATGCTGCTGGTAGGAATTTTTATTTATATCGTCATATGTGCGTATGCGTATTTTTTAAAAACTACTTTAGATTTCTGGATTCTCGCTATGCTTGTTGCATCCTCCCAAGGTGGGATTCAGGCATTAAGCCGTTCCTATTTTGCTAAACTAGTTCCAAAAGAGAGTGCCAATGAGTTCTTTGGATTCTACAGTATCTTTTATAAATTTGCTGCCATCTTAGGGCCGTTTTTAGTCGGCTTAACCGCCCAGTTAACCGGCAACACCAATAGCGGCGTATTCAGCCTAATTATTTTGTTTATCATCGGCGGCTCAATTCTCCTCCGTGTACCGGAAGCAAGTAATATTTCAAAAACAAATTCTTTAACACAATAA
- a CDS encoding alkaline phosphatase family protein — protein sequence MMNRLTDHLIIISFDCLSALDFPIIKDFPHFQTILKNGTYVENVETIYPSVTYPCHATIVTGNYPNRHGVVNNTLLQPGMVSPDWNWYRDCIQGTTLYDEAKKANLTTAALLWPVTGKAKIDYNMPEIFANRPWQNQILVSLMSGTPRFQWDLNNRYGHIRKGLSQPELDDFVLESTVDTIKTKKPNLLMVHFTDLDTQRHYHGFSSNEAMAAIQRHNQRLGRILEALKESGIYENSTVVALGDHSALDENKAVNLNVLFHKKNLITANTKGKIINWKAYCKSCDGSAYIYIKDKHDTVIFQEVKNILDSLLDDPDSGIEQVLTGDQAAEKGADGTCAFMIEASRGYYFLEDFEGEYIKPITLEDTTADKKFTLACHGYSPEKEQYGTIFMAAGKGIKHITLPSIRLIDEGPTFARLLGVNLGSTDGRVVKEMLTL from the coding sequence ATAATGAATAGACTTACAGACCATTTAATTATTATTTCATTTGATTGTCTTTCTGCTTTAGACTTTCCGATTATTAAAGACTTTCCCCACTTTCAGACCATATTGAAAAACGGTACGTATGTGGAAAATGTTGAAACGATCTATCCATCAGTAACCTATCCTTGCCATGCAACCATCGTGACTGGAAATTATCCGAACCGGCATGGGGTGGTCAATAATACCCTCCTGCAGCCTGGGATGGTTTCCCCTGATTGGAATTGGTACCGCGATTGTATCCAAGGAACCACATTGTATGATGAGGCAAAGAAAGCAAATTTGACTACTGCTGCCCTATTATGGCCTGTTACCGGCAAAGCAAAGATCGACTACAATATGCCGGAAATTTTCGCTAATCGCCCTTGGCAAAATCAAATTCTTGTTTCGCTTATGAGCGGCACCCCCCGCTTTCAATGGGATCTTAACAACCGCTATGGGCATATCCGCAAAGGTTTAAGCCAGCCGGAATTAGATGACTTCGTTTTAGAATCGACTGTCGATACGATTAAAACAAAAAAGCCAAATTTGTTAATGGTACACTTTACAGATTTAGATACACAGCGGCATTATCATGGGTTTTCTTCCAATGAAGCGATGGCGGCAATTCAGCGTCATAACCAGCGTCTCGGAAGAATTCTAGAGGCTCTAAAAGAAAGCGGCATCTATGAAAACTCCACAGTGGTGGCATTAGGAGACCATAGTGCACTAGATGAAAATAAAGCGGTAAATCTTAATGTTCTTTTCCATAAAAAAAATCTAATCACAGCAAACACAAAAGGGAAGATAATTAATTGGAAGGCCTATTGTAAAAGTTGTGATGGCTCTGCATATATTTACATTAAAGACAAACATGATACAGTCATTTTTCAAGAGGTTAAAAATATATTAGATTCATTGCTTGATGATCCTGACTCAGGGATTGAACAAGTGCTTACAGGTGATCAAGCAGCAGAAAAAGGGGCAGATGGTACATGCGCCTTTATGATTGAAGCGAGTCGCGGGTATTATTTTTTAGAAGACTTTGAGGGTGAGTATATTAAACCAATCACCCTCGAGGATACCACCGCAGATAAAAAGTTTACATTAGCCTGTCATGGCTATTCACCGGAAAAAGAACAATATGGAACCATTTTTATGGCGGCCGGAAAAGGAATTAAGCACATTACCCTGCCTTCTATCCGTCTCATAGATGAAGGCCCAACATTCGCTAGGCTTCTAGGTGTTAACTTAGGAAGTACAGATGGAAGGGTTGTTAAAGAAATGTTGACTTTATAA